The Branchiostoma floridae strain S238N-H82 chromosome 8, Bfl_VNyyK, whole genome shotgun sequence genome has a segment encoding these proteins:
- the LOC118420561 gene encoding organic cation transporter protein-like, translating into MTFLAATPEHNCRVFGNTSSVEHRYSTEGFNLSIPLENIGGTWKYSSCLMYKNSKRTESSRNETTACTHGWEYDRTIYQSTIVTEYNLVCGRSWLKGLGQSTFMAGVGVGGILFGIISDRFGRRPTTVFCLVLHLASSTGASFTSDYVSFIVLRALDGAAVNGLYFTAFVLALEVVGPSKRNAVGMAVTLSFAIGFFVLSLLAYFLRTWRNLQLVQALIMYPLLCYWWVLPESPRWLISKQRFTAAKDVLKRAARINKVTIQDRVSDLLAKPAESNENTKSFTIIDLVRTPRMRKITLTMCLVWMFIAGVYFGLIVGTTDLAGDPYVNFALGAALEIGLAILGWAGMERWGRKPVIAGSALLAGTGCLVTAATKELPTISRKFALVGRVVIGITYNCFIAYSPEVFPTVVRSMGMGVATAFSRIGSISAPFVTLLGDVWLPLPMVTFGVAACAGGLAVFLLPETLGVPLPETIEDVENGKPQQSDNDSSANYTNPRTEHDPFKNMKHLSLDNFHPSPLSVRIN; encoded by the exons ATGACGTTCTTGGCAGCGACACCGGAACACAATTGCCGCGTCTTTGGAAACACTTCTTCGGTCGAACATCGCTACAGCACCGAGGGATTTAATTTGAGTATCCCCTTGGAAAATATCGGCGGCACCTGGAAATACAGCTCGTGTTTGATGTACAAAAACTCAAAAAGGACAGAGTCATCGAGGAATGAAACTACAGCATGTACCCATGGCTGGGAGTATGACAGAACCATTTACCAGAGTACCATCGTCACAGAG TATAACCTAGTGTGCGGGAGATCCTGGTTGAAGGGACTTGGTCAGAGCACTTTCATGGCAGGGGTGGGCGTAGGTGGAATCTTGTTCGGCATCATTTCGGACAG GTTTGGCCGCCGACCTACTACAGTGTTTTGCCTTGTACTGCACCTCGCATCGAGCACAGGAGCGTCTTTCACGTCAGATTATGTTTCCTTCATCGTTCTACGTGCGTTAGATGGAGCAGCTGTCAATGGTCTATACTTCACCGCCTTTGTTCTAG CCCTGGAAGTTGTCGGACCTTCCAAGCGAAATGCAGTAGGCATGGCTGTGACCCTGAGTTTCGCGATAGGATTCTTCGTCCTTTCTCTACTGGCTTACTTCCTGCGAACCTGGCGGAATCTTCAGCTGGTCCAAGCATTGATAATGTACCCACTCCTATGCTATTGGTG GGTACTTCCAGAGTCCCCCAGATGGCTGATCAGTAAACAACGATTCACGGCCGCCAAGGATGTCCTTAAGAGAGCTGCTCGGATAAACAAGGTTACCATACAAGACCGAGTCTCGGATCTGCTCGCAAAGCCAGCTGAATCCAACGAGAACACAAAGAGTTTCACAATAATTGACCTCGTGCGAACCCCTCGGATGCGCAAAATCACATTGACGATGTGCTTGGTATG gATGTTCATAGCAGGAGTCTATTTTGGCCTAATTGTCGGGACGACAGATCTAGCCGGGGACCCGTACGTCAACTTTGCCCTGGGTGCAGCTCTGGAAATCGGACTGGCTATTCTAGGGTGGgcgggcatggagagatggggCAGGAAACCAGTCATAGCAGGGTCCGCTTTACTTGCAGGGACAGGTTGCCTGGTGACAGCGGCTACAAAGG AACTACCGACTATTTCCCGTAAATTTGCCTTGGTCGGCAGAGTTGTCATCGGAATTACTTACAACTGTTTTATCGCATACTCACCTGAGGTTTTCCCGACTGTAGTAAG GAGCATGGGCATGGGTGTGGCCACCGCGTTTTCCCGCATTGGCAGCATATCGGCTCCCTTCGTGACGCTCCTGGGTGATGTCTGGCTGCCCCTCCCCATGGTGACGTTTGGTGTGGCGGCGTGTGCAGGCGGCTTGGCTGTCTTCTTGCTCCCGGAAACACTTGGAGTCCCCCTGCCTGAAACTATAGAGGATGTGGAGAATGG AAAGCCACAACAAAGCGACAACGACAGCTCTGCGAACTATACAAACCCTCGGACCGAACATGACCccttcaaaaacatgaaacattTATCGTTAGATAACTTCCATCCGTCGCCTCTTTCGGTAAGAATCAATTGA